Proteins encoded within one genomic window of Pigmentiphaga sp. H8:
- a CDS encoding DUF2061 domain-containing protein, translated as MAKTLAFGGLHIVTSFSVTYIITGSVALSGAVTFIEPAVNTVVHYFFDRFWDRGRRAGDLAAAAQAPTSPA; from the coding sequence ATGGCCAAGACCCTTGCCTTCGGCGGCCTGCACATCGTGACCTCGTTCAGCGTCACCTACATTATTACCGGCAGCGTGGCGCTGAGCGGCGCGGTCACCTTCATCGAACCCGCCGTCAACACGGTCGTGCACTATTTCTTCGACAGGTTCTGGGACCGGGGCCGGCGCGCCGGGGATCTGGCCGCCGCGGCTCAAGCCCCCACCAGTCCCGCGTAG
- the aroA gene encoding 3-phosphoshikimate 1-carboxyvinyltransferase yields the protein MTDSPRHPPYLDLAPARRARGAIDLPGSKSISNRVLLLSALAEGTTRLTGLLDSDDTQVMLAALRKLGITITAGPRPDEVLVQGARRFPVGQADLFMGNAGTAIRPLTAALAMMGGHYVLHGVPRMHERPIGDLVDALRMLGARVAYQGREGYPPLSLGWGELDLSRPVKVNGSVSSQFLTALLLAAPLATQATGREFVIEVEGELISKPYVEMTLNLMRRFGVTVGRDGWRRFTVPAQAAYRSPGHMLVEGDASSASYFLALGAIGGGPVRVTGVGRDSIQGDVAFADTLAAMGAEVEMGPDWIETRGVNVAEGGRLKAFDADFNLIPDAAMTAAVLALYADGPCRLRNIASWRVKETDRIHAMQTELAKLGATVAATPDSLTVTPPATWTPAEIGTWDDHRMAMCFSLAAFGPVGVRILDPGCVSKTFPTYFDVYAGLVGA from the coding sequence TCCAACCGCGTGCTGCTGTTGTCGGCATTGGCCGAGGGCACGACCCGCCTGACCGGCCTGCTCGATTCGGACGACACCCAGGTCATGCTGGCGGCCTTGCGCAAGCTGGGCATAACGATCACGGCGGGCCCGCGTCCCGACGAAGTGCTGGTCCAGGGCGCGCGGCGCTTTCCGGTCGGCCAGGCCGACCTGTTCATGGGCAACGCCGGCACGGCCATCCGCCCGCTGACCGCGGCGCTGGCGATGATGGGCGGCCACTATGTGCTGCACGGCGTGCCGCGCATGCACGAGCGGCCCATCGGCGACCTGGTGGACGCGTTGCGCATGCTGGGCGCGCGCGTGGCTTACCAGGGCCGCGAGGGCTATCCGCCGCTGTCGCTGGGCTGGGGCGAACTGGACCTGTCCAGGCCGGTCAAGGTCAACGGGTCGGTTTCCAGCCAGTTCCTGACCGCGCTGTTGCTGGCCGCTCCGCTGGCTACCCAGGCCACCGGCCGGGAGTTCGTGATCGAGGTCGAGGGCGAGCTGATTTCCAAGCCCTACGTCGAGATGACGCTGAACCTGATGCGCCGCTTCGGCGTGACGGTCGGGCGCGATGGCTGGCGGCGCTTCACCGTGCCTGCCCAGGCCGCCTACCGGTCGCCGGGCCACATGCTGGTCGAGGGGGACGCCTCGTCGGCTTCCTATTTCCTGGCCCTGGGTGCGATAGGCGGCGGGCCGGTGCGCGTGACCGGCGTCGGCCGCGACAGCATCCAGGGCGACGTGGCGTTCGCCGACACCCTGGCGGCGATGGGCGCCGAGGTCGAGATGGGGCCGGACTGGATAGAGACGCGGGGCGTCAACGTGGCCGAGGGGGGGCGCCTGAAGGCCTTCGACGCCGATTTCAACCTGATCCCGGATGCCGCGATGACGGCGGCGGTGCTGGCCTTGTATGCGGACGGACCGTGCCGCCTGCGCAACATCGCGAGCTGGCGGGTCAAGGAAACCGATCGCATCCACGCGATGCAGACCGAGCTGGCCAAGCTGGGCGCGACCGTGGCGGCCACGCCGGACAGCCTGACCGTGACGCCTCCCGCCACCTGGACGCCGGCCGAGATCGGCACCTGGGACGACCATCGCATGGCCATGTGCTTCTCGCTGGCCGCGTTCGGTCCCGTGGGAGTGCGCATCCTCGATCCGGGTTGCGTAAGCAAGACCTTCCCCACGTATTTCGATGTCTACGCGGGACTGGTGGGGGCTTGA